DNA sequence from the Candidatus Goldiibacteriota bacterium genome:
CCCCCAGGCAGCCGAAATTTAAAGGCGCTGTTCCTAAAGGCGCACCATCCGGCACTGCGGTAAGAAAGTTTGGAACGAAAAATATTATAAAAAGCACAAAAGGAAAACAAAACTATGGCAGGTAAAAAAGTAATAGAGGGAATAGAGGAAACTTCCGCGGATAAAAAGAAAAATAATGAAATAGCGAAGCTTAAAAAGATTATCGCGGAAAAAAACATGGAAATAGAGACGCTTACCAAAATAAGCAAGACAATAGTGTCCGGCCAGTATCTTGAAGAGATACTTAACCTTGTGGCCACATTAACCGCGCAGATGACGGATTCTAAAATCTGCTCTATAATGCTTGTGGATGAAGAGAAGCAGGAGCTTAAAATAATAGCCACGCAGTCGCTAAGCAAAGAGTACAGGGATAAAAATCCGCTTAAAGTGGGCGAAGGCATATCAGGACATGCGGTTCAGACAAAAAAACCGGTAGCGGTATACGATATTCAGGCGGAACCAAGGTATTTTTATAAAGAAATAATGAAAAAAGAGGGCATGAAATCAATGCTTGCCGTGCCTATGGAAGTCCGCGGCAAGGTTATAGGGGTTATTGATGTTTACACCGTGGTTAAACACAAATATACGGCGGAAGAAATAAGCATATTAAGCGCGGTTGCCAACCAGGCAGCTATAAGTATTGATAATATGAATCTAAAGGAAGAAGCGTTAATGGCAAAAGAAGCGCTTGAAACCCGTAAGCTGATAGAACGCGCCAAAGGCGTTCTGATGAAAAACGGAAAGTTAACGGAAGATCAGGCGCACAAAGCCATACATAAAAAGTCAATGGACTCCCGCAAGAGCATGAAAGAAATCGCCGAAGCTATCCTTCTTGCCTCCGAGATGCAGAAGTGATTAAAGTATAAACTATAAGCAGATAAGCAATTAAGCATAAGCGAAATATTAAATAAAGGTTTGGTAGGCGCACCTTTTAAGGTGCGGCAGTTGGTTTAGATTTAAAAGTTTCGTCGTTTTGTCCTGGTAGACGCGGGTCTTCAGCCCGCGGATTATGTTTTGTCTTTAAAATAAAAAACACGCACCCTAAAAGGGTGCGGCTATCCCGCCTTCTTTCGCTCGCAAGCTCGCTTCATTGCCGGGATT
Encoded proteins:
- a CDS encoding GAF and ANTAR domain-containing protein, which produces MEIETLTKISKTIVSGQYLEEILNLVATLTAQMTDSKICSIMLVDEEKQELKIIATQSLSKEYRDKNPLKVGEGISGHAVQTKKPVAVYDIQAEPRYFYKEIMKKEGMKSMLAVPMEVRGKVIGVIDVYTVVKHKYTAEEISILSAVANQAAISIDNMNLKEEALMAKEALETRKLIERAKGVLMKNGKLTEDQAHKAIHKKSMDSRKSMKEIAEAILLASEMQK